The sequence TTTGTTGATAATCTCAACGGCTATGTCGCTATCCACCAATCAGAGAGCGTCCACGGACTTAATGAAAGCAATTAAGTTTTGACCTAATTAATTGCTTAAAATCCGGGGTCCCCACCATATTTGTTacctaaatatttttatagttgCGAAATGGCCGCTGAAAAAGATGCGTAAGTGCATTTGCAGATGTATTAATGTATTTCATAAAGTTAGAGATAATTATTATGAACATGTCTGATCATgtttgatttttggctttgCAATTGACTATGACTGCTTAATTACAGGCTTAACCACAAAATGTGGAGACTGCAAATTAAAAGTATTATGCTCTTCAAACTTCAAAGAGGTTAATTTCGAGTGATTTTgtgttatttctttattttttgtagCATTTTTGTGACATGTTTGGCAAGGAGAGTGATGCATATtgcattatatataatatataatgttAGGGAtgtgttaaaataaaaattctttttaaaatataaaatatgaagcaTTTTCAGCTATTAGATCGTTAAGAtttacgattgattcatcattttgttggatgaattcaagGCCTAGGTTCGAATTCTACACAgagcgaaaattttaatttttaaaattaagatTTAAGACCTTTACACATCGAATTCagatgtgttctacataaaatttagACATTTTCGTTagtttgtattttatatttcatgAATGGTTTATAGTCTAACCCCTCCAAATAGTGTTAATAGAtcaaaaaatcaataaaattaagtGTGATAATTTAAAATGCCAACATTTATAACTTATATATGAATGAAATGAAGACCACTACATTAATTAGGTTAAATAGGGTGGAGCTACAACATACAAATACACAACATTGAATTCAAACAAACTTGTGGGGAGAGGGGATGGCTAGAATTGTGAGAGAGTGAAAATTGTGGGGCTTGTGCGAATGGTGGTCGACGGCTTGTGGGAAGGCGAAAATATACATAGGCGCATAtggattcttcttcttcaaagtaAATATGAATTCAATCTTTTAACATCTAGAATTTATCATTATTATGTTACGAATTTGTAGTTCGTTCGATTTTagtacaatttatttattttaagcatATTTTATTCGAATAAATTGTGTTGGATAGccaaaaaattatgaatatagGTTTTCAGCGTCGGTTAATGacgtaaattataattttttcaatttctctCGCTATATTTAAATGCTATTTATGTTGATATTATAATTAATCGTTAACGATTTCATATTATATTGTGTTTTGACAATTTATGAAATTGATTTATTGTTTTATAGTTATTAGTTGTGGACAAAAATTTGATAATACATACTCTCTTCGTCTCAGCTTGTAGTATTCATTTGAGAgtgacacagattttaataaagtggttgggTGTGTTGTGAGTAGAATAAGGGTCTCACCTTCTATGtgaatgttaaaataattaaagtggagcagGAGTCAACtaacttttactaaaaatagaagtgAATACTAAAATTTGGAacgatcaaaaaagaaaaattggataCTAAAAACTGAAGCAGATGGAGTACTGTGTAAAGATATGttattataaaaactaaaccATGTATATATAATGCTTTTTGTGATAAGGATTAAATATCTGGTTCCCAccaatttactccctccgtcccatgaaacgtgacccatttcttttcggcacgggaattaagaaattggtattttgtgtgttaagtgtggtaggtgaaaaagtgaaaaggtgaataaagggtaaattttttactatttttagaaacaggtcaagcttcgtgggacaacccaaaaaggaaagtgggtcacgcttcgcgggacggagggagtatatgctaATTCTAAGCAAGTCCAACGTTTGTCAATTTTGATGCAATTATAAGAATCAGTTGGATTGTTAAGATCTAGGGTTTACATtgtcaaatatttaattttaatttttaagggtACGTTTATTTTGtataattgagtatttttatcttcaagatTAGAATTTTTTTCAATCCCACTATTTTCATGGGACATGAAAAGTAAAATTAGACTAAactaaatgataaaaatattcaagGGCCTTGGAATATTCAAAAAGTTTCAATCGGTCCAAGTAAATAAGAGATcaatcttactatttttatctatcaagactaatcTTTCAAGGTAAACGCTCATAATAgtattaagggttaattgcattaaaatacTTAACCTTATTCCAAAATCTGggtttttgacaaactttttaattgtagcaaaaatttcaaGAAGCTTTCAATTGATAGCAATGTCCGTTCAGAGtaatttttcggccaaattaaatctgagttggcagccggaatgccaacgtggcatcagaaatgccaaatcacaccctcctccccctcccacgtcaccctctctctctctctctctctctctctctctctctctctctctctctcttcccccatccccttccccctctcctcatcgactctctctctctctttccccagaaaacatCGGTCCTCTTCCCCCTGCGCAGAACCCTCCCCCTCCTACACCCCGGCGCCGCCGCGTCTTCTCCGGCCGGCGAACCCTCTCCCTCCTTCTCCAACGTGGGCAGTTGTGGCGGACTTCCTAGGACCGCCGCGACGGGGTTGAAGGGTATTTGGGGCGTGGCCCCGCCCCCTATTTCGGCTCGTCCAGGCGGCGGTAGCATTCTCCCACACCACCCCTCCGTTGCCATGATGTATTTGAGcggtggggggagggggggcggCGACGGGAAAAAACTCTACTCGCTGCGAATTAACCACCCCTGAAACCTCGATTTTCCTTGAAATTCTCGCCAGGAAAAAGGTCGATGATGATAATATCTCTGAGACCACCCCTGAAATCCTCGATTTTCCTTGATTTAGGAGCatttttttgaagtttttttttagaattagaagtttttcttcattcttcaatttCTGATTTGGGGGTGGCGGGGTTGTTAGGTATTTGGGGCTGTGGAGGGAGGAAGTCCGGCGAGTTATTGGGAATTTGGGGGCGGCGGCCGTTGCTGTGGTCTGTGGAGGGTTCGCTGGCCGGAGAAGACGCGGCGGCGCCGGGCTGGAGGAGGGGGAGGGGTCTGCGCAGGGGAAAGAGGACCGATGTTTTCTAGGGGGgaggcaagagagagagagagagagagagccgacgGGGAGAGGGggatgggggaagagagagagagagtgagagagagagagagtgacgtgggagggggaggagggtgtgatttggcatttctgatgtCACATTGGCATTCCGGTTGCCAACTCAtatttaatttggccggaaaattactaCGGACGGACATTGCTATCAATTGAAAGCTTgttgaaatttttgctacaattaaaaaatttgtcaaaaaccagattttggaaTAAGAtaaggtattttgatgcaattaaccctagtATTAAATAATCAGGGGTGGCTCCAACTCTAACCCCTtccaatatatttttatttaattatgtggatATAGAAAAATATGACTTTAAATGCCAAAACGTTCGTACTCCTAATTagtaaaatgataaattaaattatactcccttcgtctttTGGTATGTCTTGTTCTTTCAGGTATGGGTATTAAGATGCATGTGATTTAGATATAAAGTGAGTTATTTATAATACAGTTGAAAAGAGAATAATTTTTGAAGGTATTTTTCTGAAATTAAGTAAGATGGAGAATGTAGAGAGTAGCTCTGTGACatattatgtaatttataatttatgtttAAAGTGTTTGTTATTTGTTATTTGTTGAGTATCCCAAAATAGAATAGGATATTTCAAGAGAAAGAGTacaaataaaaaagtaatagTAGTATGTTTCAAGTGggatatatattaaaataagagGTCAAGAGTGAGTTACAAACTTACAATTAAAAATCACTCTCATATCTGAAAACAGAAACAACATTATTAAGAAAAACAAATACTCCTAGTTATTCTTGTTAAAACTAATAATGTCAATCTTTGATTAATCATTTCGAACAACGAATTTAGTGTAATAAATGCCTGGATTTCAGCATGATTCCTCCAACAATCGTTTGATTGATGGGTGCTTATTGACCTTTTGCTTTAGCATAGGTGAACATATTTTCTTCATATTCCTTAATGTGgcttatttaataaattaattcgtCTCTCTCGTAGTTGGCAGCTAAATTTATGTCCAAAAAGAGGGTATTAAACAATGTCTCATGGGAATCTACATATGTAGTCAGATATTGAAACTAATTTCTTCCAAGATGTCATAGAAACTTTCATTAGTTTCACCTCTTTGATTCACGTTAAAAATTAACAcagtaaaaaaattagaaagaagTAATTTCTCATGAAAGTTAAGAGTTGTTAATCCTTCTTCTTTGCTCCAAAAGGAATATCTTCTTctcttttataattattatatttccTCGTTATTTACTTTTGTTTTTAAGTTTAACAGAGTTAAAGGCGACAAGACCAAAATTGGTTTTCGCGAAAATATGGTGTACACTcgaaagttaaacaaaatggcAAAGTCTATAGACTACAAAGAATAgaatgttatttaaatattaattaatgagTAGATAGGGTTAGGGGaataattaaagaaaatggAATCATTTGCTAATTATAGAAAAAGCCACTGATTAAGTTCAAATCACAATATTCCTCTAAAAACGttcaaactacaatctcaatatcaatcaataattaaaaagaaaatgtatATCACAATTAAGAGAGGGCGAAACCCAAACCCAAAACATGCCAGATCAAGGGCTATCGTACCTTATAAAGTGAGGAATATGATTAAGTAAGAAACTTGATCCCTCGGATAACCAAATTCTCACCGCACCGTtccttgaagaagaagtcaGAAATGCTGTGTGGAGCTGTGATGGTAATAAAAGTCCGGGACCTGATGGTTTTACTTTTAACTTCATCAAGAAAATGTGGCATATCATCAAAGGTGACGTGATGAATTTCTTGGAGGAGTTTCATGAGACGGGAAGAATTGTTAAAGGAGGCAACCCGTGTTTTGTTACGTTAATCCCGAAGAAAAGCTCGGCTCAAGCTATTTCTGACTTCCGTCCAATCTCCTTGATTGGGTGTACTTACAAGATTCTAGCTAAACTTTTGGCTAATAGATTAGCAAGAGTGGTGGGCTCAGTTATTTCAGAAAATCAAAGTGCTTTGGTGGGGAAAAAACAGATTTTGGACAGCATTCTGGTACTCAATGAATCAATTGACTTTGTGGTTCGAAAGAAAATGGAAGGAATGGTTTTCAAAGTCGACTTTGAAAAAGATTATGACTCTGTTTTTTGGGATTATCTTGACGAGATGATGCAAGGTATGAACTTTGATTGGAAATGGCGAAAATGGATTCGAAATTGTCTCTCCTCTGCTTCGATGTCAGTTCTTGTTAATGGGAGTCCGTCGGGTATTTTTAATCTTGAAAGGGGAATTAGACAAGGAGACCCCTTATCTCCGTTCCTCTTTCTTATTGCTGCTGAAGGCCTTAGCTGTCTAATGAGGAAGGCTGAACAAGAACAGAGGTTTGAAGGGTGTGAAATCGGTCAAGACAAAATTAAGGTTAGCCATCTACAATTTGCAGATGACACTGTTTTAATTGGCAAGGCGTCCGTCCAAAATGCTAAAACAATGAAAAGCTTACTCCGTCTGTTTGAGGTTGCTTCAGGCCTTCGTGTGAACCTTTATAAGAGCTCTCTTCATGGTATTGGTATTGATAATCAAAGAGCTACTTTATATGCAGAAATCATTGGCTGTAAAATTGGTAAGTTGCCCTTCACTTATCTTGGGTTGCCAATTGGAGTGAATCACAGGAAAAAAAAGTTTGGAAACCACTCATCGACAAATTCAGGAAGAAACTCTTGGGTTGGGAGAAGAAAGTCTTATCTCTTGGAGGAAGGATTGTTCTTTTAAACTCTGTGTTGGCTGCTCTTCCCTCTACTACTTTTCCTTCTTTAAAGCCCTGTGTGCATTTTGAAAACTTTAACCAAGATCCAGAGAGATTTTTTATGGGGGGGAaaggaaaattcaaaaaaagTTAATTGGGTCAAATGGGATACAGTGTGCAAAAGCAAAAGTGTCGGGGGTTTAGGAGTGAGAGACATTAGAACTTTTAATGTGAGTCTTTTGTGTAAATGGTTGTGGAAACTGTTTTCAGGTGAAGAGTCACTTTGGGTCCAGATTCTCAAATCGAGATATGGATCTATTAGTAATGTTTGGGCGTCTCCTGTTGAGTCTAATAATATGTCTTTGTGGTGGAGAGACTTGATGGGTTTGTTGAAAAGTAAAGAGGGGATCTTATTTTGTAACAACATTGGGTTATCTTTGGGCGATGGGTCCTCTATTAAGTTTTGGGAACATCCTTGGCTGAAACAAGGAGGCAGTCTGTGCATTAGGTTTAGGGATTTATATGCCTTGTCTAGATAGAAAAATCGTTGTGTCAATGAGTTCTTTCAGTTTGATGGAGTCTCTTGGGGGTGGGTGTTTAAATGGAGTCGTGTCCTTAATGCTGACGAGTCTTTGGAATTTTTGGAACTTTGGAATTGCATTTGCAGGTTGGAGTTCGATCACAATCGACCAGATTCTCGAATTTGGGTGACTTCAAAAGATGGAATGTTTCATCCAAGGGACCTGTACTTCGCCATTGCAAATGCATCAACAAGTGAGGAACAAGCTACAGATCATTGGCCAAGTTTGTGGTGGAAAGCCATTCCGTTGAAGGTTTCGGCTTTTGTTTGGAAAGCATTGCTTGATAGATTGCCAACGAAGGATAATTTGATTAAAAGAGGAATTTTACACTCGCAAGAAGACGGTGTCTGTTCTTTGTGCTGGGTTCAAGATGAATCTTCGTGCCATGTCCTTCTTATCTGCTACGAGGCACTCCTTGTGTGGTCTAAGGTTTGTGGTTGGATTGATTGTTCTTTACTTTATGCGGCTACTTTGAAGGAACATTTCGAGGAGTTTGTGAGCTTTGGTGTTGGGAAAGTAAAGAAGAAAATTCTTGGCCTTATTTGGCAATGTGTTGTGTGGAGAATTTGGAAGGCGAGAAATGAGAAGATTTTCAAAAACTCAATACCGATCGCGGAGAACATCGTGGAGAGTATTAAATTCTGCTCATGGAAATGGTTGAAGGCGCACTACCCATCTTCCTTTTATGCCTCTCTGCATGAGTGGAGTTCACATCCTATCCTTTGTATGCCGACTAATCTTTAGTCTCCTCTTTCTTTTGCTCTCTGTTTTGCTGTTTTCATTTCTCTGGAGTTGTATTTTTGAGTACTTCTAGTACTCTTCCATTGGAATGAAAAtttcttttacttttaaaaaaaaatatgattaagTAATGTTTAAATGATGATCCATCACTTTATTCAACTGTTCAATCGcggtcttctttttttttttttgagcaaaaTCGCCGTCTTCTTCCTTATGCAACTTTAATGTAAAAAacttattttactatttatttaCCTAAACAAATGTCAACAACTTATGAAACAACTTAGAAATTCAATGGTAGTCAGAAATTTTGGTTTCTCTCCTCTCTTTGCCGAAGTAACATGGGCTGATAGCGAAAATTTCTGACTACCATTGAATTTCTAAGAACCCATAATAAAATTGGACAGGGCGTTAGCCTATCCTATCCCTATATTCGACGCATTTGAAAATGCGACTTTATCAGCTTGTTATTGCGAGCAGGAGTATCGGAAGACCGGGCTTCGTTGAACTTTTGGGTAATCTCCCCCAATATGTGATGTCTTTTGATCGGCAGCTTCATAGCGTTGTGGGTAGCCTCTACCTAAAACGTGCACACGAGCTCGATCTCTGTCGGGGAAAGAGCAGAATGCCCGAAGACTGAGTTTGGTTTTTCATAAACTTGTTGAACTCGTGGtccattttttgaagaaaaaaattgagaagAAGAGGTGTAGA comes from Salvia miltiorrhiza cultivar Shanhuang (shh) chromosome 3, IMPLAD_Smil_shh, whole genome shotgun sequence and encodes:
- the LOC131018833 gene encoding uncharacterized protein LOC131018833, which produces MVVETVFRLEFDHNRPDSRIWVTSKDGMFHPRDLYFAIANASTSEEQATDHWPSLWWKAIPLKVSAFVWKALLDRLPTKDNLIKRGILHSQEDGVCSLCWVQDESSCHVLLICYEALLVWSKVCGWIDCSLLYAATLKEHFEEFVSFGVGKVKKKILGLIWQCVVWRIWKARNEKIFKNSIPIAENIVESIKFCSWKWLKAHYPSSFYASLHEWSSHPILCMPTNL